The Acidobacteriota bacterium genome has a segment encoding these proteins:
- a CDS encoding sodium-dependent transporter: MNKQESFTSRWGLILAGLGMAVGTGNMWRFPRIVAQNGGAAFLIPWVIFLFVWSIPLLVTEFAMGRHSRRGVVGAFTTLIGPRFAWMGGFVAVTCVMILFYYSVVTGWTLRYFFAALTGELHGVSPGEFWGAFTGSGWQPVLFHVAAVLVGAWIIRQGVVKGIERANKILIPSLFLLLIVAAVRSITLPGSERGLEFLFNPDLTPLASYRTWLEALTQSAWSTGAGWGLIMTYGIYMRQRDDTVLNATTIGFGDNSASLLAGMAVVPVAFSLLPSNEAMAAMAAGNEGLMFVWIPQLFARIPGGGAFLVLFFLALFFAALSSLIAMIELATRILMDGGMARHRAVSLVTGAVIVCGLPSAMSLQVFNNQDWVWGLALMLSGVFIAFAARRFGTRAFAEQLVNTAPGGLRAGRFWEWTIKYLVPVEFALMFGWWIYQAVFVFDPSGWWNPLHVYSVGTCFLQWGIVLLLLTSFNRKLAAASTRQPLEAR; this comes from the coding sequence ATGAACAAGCAAGAGAGCTTCACCTCTCGCTGGGGCCTGATTCTGGCAGGCCTCGGGATGGCCGTGGGCACCGGGAACATGTGGCGCTTTCCGCGCATCGTCGCGCAGAATGGCGGCGCCGCCTTCCTCATCCCCTGGGTGATCTTCCTGTTCGTCTGGTCGATTCCCCTGCTCGTCACCGAGTTCGCGATGGGCCGGCACAGCCGCCGGGGCGTCGTCGGCGCCTTCACCACGCTCATCGGCCCCCGCTTCGCCTGGATGGGCGGCTTCGTGGCCGTCACGTGCGTGATGATCCTCTTCTACTACTCGGTGGTCACCGGGTGGACGTTGCGCTACTTCTTCGCCGCCCTCACCGGCGAGCTGCACGGGGTGAGCCCCGGCGAGTTCTGGGGCGCGTTCACCGGCTCCGGCTGGCAGCCGGTGCTGTTCCACGTGGCGGCCGTGCTCGTTGGTGCCTGGATCATCCGCCAGGGGGTGGTGAAGGGCATCGAGCGGGCGAACAAGATCCTCATCCCGTCGCTCTTCCTCCTGCTCATCGTCGCGGCGGTGCGGTCGATCACGCTGCCCGGCTCCGAACGCGGGCTCGAGTTCCTGTTCAACCCCGACCTGACGCCGCTCGCGAGCTACCGGACGTGGCTCGAGGCCCTCACGCAGTCGGCCTGGTCGACCGGGGCGGGCTGGGGCCTCATCATGACCTACGGCATCTACATGCGGCAGCGCGACGACACCGTGCTGAACGCCACGACCATCGGCTTCGGCGACAACTCCGCGTCGCTGCTCGCGGGCATGGCCGTCGTGCCCGTCGCCTTCTCGCTGCTGCCGTCCAACGAGGCCATGGCCGCGATGGCCGCCGGCAACGAAGGGCTGATGTTCGTCTGGATCCCCCAGCTCTTCGCGCGCATCCCCGGCGGCGGGGCCTTCCTCGTCCTGTTCTTCCTCGCGCTCTTCTTCGCCGCGCTCTCGTCGCTCATCGCGATGATCGAGCTCGCCACGCGCATCCTGATGGACGGCGGCATGGCACGCCACCGCGCGGTGTCGCTCGTCACGGGCGCCGTCATCGTGTGCGGCCTGCCCTCCGCGATGAGCCTGCAGGTGTTCAACAACCAGGACTGGGTGTGGGGCCTCGCGCTCATGCTGAGCGGTGTGTTCATCGCCTTTGCCGCGCGCCGGTTCGGCACGCGCGCCTTCGCCGAGCAACTGGTGAACACCGCGCCGGGCGGCCTGCGCGCCGGCCGCTTCTGGGAGTGGACCATCAAGTACCTCGTGCCCGTCGAGTTCGCCCTGATGTTCGGCTGGTGGATCTACCAGGCCGTCTTCGTGTTCGACCCGTCGGGCTGGTGGAACCCGCTGCACGTCTATTCGGTCGGCACCTGCTTCCTCCAGTGGGGCATCGTCCTGCTGCTCCTCACGAGTTTCAACCGCAAGCTGGCCGCGGCCTCCACGCGCCAGCCTCTGGAGGCGCGATGA
- a CDS encoding amidohydrolase, whose protein sequence is MRHLVTFRILPLVVAALAAVAGPSSAQAPPAALHEAVDARAAAVVPKVVAWRRDFHQHPELGNREFRTAKVVAAHLESLGLEVRTGVAHTGVVGVLRGGRPGPGVALRADMDALPVTEDVDVPFRSTARGEYNGREVGVMHACGHDTHMAMLMGAAEVLASMRDQLAGTVTFIFQPAEEGPPEGEDGGASLMIEQGVLDEPKVDAVFGLHVFPYEVGTIAFRPRGLMAASDTFSIGVRGRQTHGALPWAGVDPIVVASQIVLGLQTVISRQSDLTIAPAIVTVGALSGGTRFNIVPDEVTMAGTIRTFDPEMQRQIHERVRRTAERIAESAGATATVDIRIGNPVTYNDPDLTERMTPSLRRVAPGPFEPNTQPTTTAEDFSEYQRRVPGLFFFLGIAPKGADPATVAPNHSPRFYVDEGALVTGVRALASLAVDFLAQGAAGASSAGR, encoded by the coding sequence ATGCGACACCTCGTGACATTCCGGATCCTGCCGCTCGTCGTCGCGGCTCTGGCGGCCGTCGCCGGCCCCTCGTCCGCGCAGGCGCCGCCGGCGGCGCTGCACGAGGCCGTCGACGCGCGGGCTGCCGCGGTCGTGCCGAAGGTGGTCGCCTGGCGCCGCGACTTCCACCAGCATCCTGAGCTCGGCAACCGTGAGTTCCGCACTGCCAAGGTCGTCGCGGCACACCTCGAGTCGCTTGGCCTCGAAGTCCGGACCGGCGTGGCCCACACGGGGGTCGTCGGCGTGCTGCGGGGCGGCCGTCCGGGCCCAGGCGTCGCCTTGCGGGCCGACATGGACGCCCTGCCCGTGACCGAGGACGTCGACGTGCCGTTCAGATCGACGGCGCGCGGTGAGTACAACGGGCGCGAGGTCGGCGTGATGCACGCCTGCGGCCACGACACCCATATGGCCATGCTCATGGGCGCCGCCGAGGTGCTCGCCTCGATGCGCGACCAACTGGCCGGCACGGTCACCTTCATCTTCCAGCCGGCCGAGGAGGGACCGCCCGAGGGCGAGGACGGCGGGGCGAGCCTGATGATCGAGCAGGGCGTGCTCGACGAGCCCAAGGTCGACGCGGTCTTCGGGCTCCACGTGTTCCCCTACGAGGTCGGCACGATCGCGTTCCGCCCGCGGGGGCTGATGGCCGCGAGCGACACGTTCTCGATTGGCGTCCGCGGGCGCCAGACGCACGGGGCGTTGCCATGGGCGGGCGTCGACCCCATCGTCGTGGCCTCGCAGATCGTGCTCGGCCTGCAGACGGTGATCAGCCGTCAGTCCGACCTGACGATTGCGCCCGCCATCGTGACGGTCGGGGCGCTGTCGGGCGGGACGCGCTTCAACATCGTGCCCGACGAGGTGACGATGGCGGGCACCATCCGGACGTTCGACCCGGAGATGCAGCGGCAGATTCACGAGCGCGTGCGCCGCACGGCCGAGCGCATCGCCGAGAGCGCCGGCGCCACCGCGACGGTCGACATCCGGATCGGCAACCCGGTGACTTACAACGACCCCGACCTCACCGAGCGGATGACCCCGTCGCTGCGCCGCGTGGCACCTGGACCGTTCGAGCCGAACACGCAGCCGACGACGACCGCCGAGGACTTCTCGGAGTACCAGCGGCGTGTACCTGGGCTGTTCTTCTTCTTGGGGATCGCGCCGAAGGGCGCCGACCCGGCGACCGTCGCGCCGAACCACTCGCCGCGGTTCTACGTCGACGAGGGCGCGCTCGTCACCGGCGTGCGAGCGCTCGCCAGCCTCGCGGTCGACTTCCTCGCGCAGGGCGCCGCAGGAGCTTCGTCCGCGGGCCGCTGA
- a CDS encoding NCS2 family permease, producing the protein MLTRFFDIEARGTTIAREVRGAVATFLTMSYIVVANPAILSAAGVPADAAATATAAVAALTCLLMGLGANFPMALAPGMGLNAVVAFQIAPVTGSWQTAMGLVVLDGLVVLALVVVGLREAVMRAIPADLRRAIGVGIGLFIAFIGLVNARLVVVPGGTVATLAADPDAVLPPVTYGTLAAAEPAIALAGLLLTAYLLYRRWNGALVLGIGASTALAALAGVVTLPVEGLWRAPSFETFFAADVGGALAWRFVPLLIAIVMVDFFDTIGTVTAVADAGYLADDRGQVPGLRRILAVDAVGASLGGLFGASSATSYIESAAGVSEGARTGLHTVVVGLLFAVAVMAAPLAALVPAAATAPALIVVGFLMCAQITRIDFGRLDTGLPAFLVVVLVPLTYSISHGIGYGFIAHVAIKLLERRPRELHPLMIGSALAFAAYFVLG; encoded by the coding sequence ATGCTCACCAGGTTCTTCGACATCGAGGCCCGAGGTACGACGATCGCCCGCGAAGTCCGCGGCGCCGTCGCGACGTTCCTGACGATGTCGTACATCGTCGTCGCCAACCCCGCCATCCTGTCGGCGGCGGGCGTGCCCGCCGATGCGGCCGCGACCGCGACGGCCGCGGTCGCGGCGCTGACGTGCCTGCTGATGGGCCTCGGCGCGAACTTCCCGATGGCACTGGCGCCCGGCATGGGCCTCAACGCCGTCGTCGCGTTCCAGATCGCGCCGGTCACGGGGTCGTGGCAGACGGCGATGGGGCTCGTCGTGCTCGACGGCCTCGTCGTGCTGGCCCTGGTCGTCGTGGGCCTGCGCGAGGCGGTGATGCGCGCCATCCCGGCCGACCTGCGCCGGGCGATCGGCGTCGGCATCGGCCTCTTCATCGCCTTCATCGGCCTCGTGAACGCCAGACTCGTCGTCGTACCCGGCGGCACGGTCGCGACGCTCGCGGCCGATCCCGACGCCGTGCTGCCTCCCGTGACGTACGGGACGCTCGCGGCCGCCGAGCCGGCCATTGCGCTCGCCGGGTTGCTCCTGACCGCGTACCTCTTGTACCGCCGCTGGAACGGCGCCCTCGTTCTCGGAATCGGGGCGAGCACGGCGCTCGCCGCGCTCGCCGGCGTCGTGACGCTGCCAGTCGAGGGCCTCTGGCGCGCCCCGAGCTTCGAGACGTTCTTCGCGGCCGACGTCGGTGGCGCGCTGGCATGGCGCTTCGTGCCCCTGCTCATCGCGATCGTGATGGTCGATTTCTTCGACACCATCGGGACCGTCACGGCGGTGGCCGACGCCGGCTACCTGGCCGACGATCGCGGGCAGGTGCCCGGGCTGCGGCGGATCCTGGCGGTCGACGCCGTGGGCGCCTCGCTCGGCGGTCTCTTCGGTGCGAGCTCGGCCACGTCGTACATCGAGTCCGCCGCGGGGGTGAGCGAAGGCGCCCGGACGGGGCTCCACACGGTCGTCGTCGGGCTGCTGTTCGCCGTGGCGGTCATGGCGGCGCCGCTCGCGGCCCTCGTGCCGGCCGCCGCCACGGCGCCGGCGCTGATCGTGGTGGGCTTCCTGATGTGCGCGCAGATCACGCGCATCGACTTCGGCCGGCTCGACACGGGCCTGCCGGCGTTCCTCGTGGTGGTGCTCGTCCCCCTGACCTACTCGATCTCGCATGGGATCGGGTACGGCTTCATCGCGCACGTGGCCATCAAGCTGCTCGAGCGACGGCCGCGCGAGCTGCACCCGCTGATGATCGGCAGCGCCCTGGCCTTTGCGGCCTACTTCGTGCTCGGCTGA
- a CDS encoding AbgT family transporter encodes MQRLVLRSLDAVERAGNRLPQPVTLFAMLVGLVIIASVVAAAFGVSAVHPGTGQEIRAVSLLEGAQLQRIFTQMVKTFTDFPPLGLVLVVMLGIGVAERSGLISASLRAFVGSIPPKLITVSVVTAGMLSSIAVDAGYVVLIPLGAVIFYGLGRHPLAGLAAAFAGVSGGFGANLVLTSLDPLLAGFTEPAAHLIDPAYRVDATANWYFMAASVPVVAIAGAIVTERIVEPRLGAYEGTADLGDDHGELTAVERRGLWVAGAVLLVLLVGVVWLAAPQGAVLRAEDGSLTPLFTSIVALMFILFLLPGLAYGMVTGSISSDKDVAKMTAEAMASMGGYIVLAFAAAQFVAYFAWSNLGTIVAISGANVLQQIGFTGLPLIVAFVLVASFINIMIGSASAKWAIMAPIFVPMLMLMGYSPELTQASYRIGDSYTNILTPLLPYFPLVIVFAQKYVKDVGIGTLISLMLPYAVTFALVRIPMLIIWIVFELPVGPGAPLTYTP; translated from the coding sequence CTGCAACGCCTCGTCCTCCGGTCGCTCGACGCCGTCGAGCGGGCCGGCAACCGCCTCCCGCAGCCGGTGACGCTGTTTGCGATGCTCGTCGGCCTGGTGATTATCGCGTCGGTCGTCGCGGCGGCCTTCGGCGTGAGCGCCGTGCATCCGGGCACCGGCCAGGAGATCCGGGCCGTGAGCCTGCTCGAGGGCGCGCAGCTCCAGCGGATCTTCACGCAGATGGTGAAGACGTTCACCGATTTCCCGCCCCTCGGGCTCGTGCTCGTCGTGATGCTCGGCATCGGCGTGGCCGAACGGTCGGGCCTGATCTCGGCGAGCCTGCGGGCGTTCGTCGGGAGCATCCCGCCGAAGCTCATCACGGTGTCGGTCGTCACGGCGGGCATGCTGTCGAGCATTGCCGTCGATGCCGGCTACGTCGTGTTGATCCCGCTCGGCGCCGTCATCTTCTACGGGCTCGGTCGGCACCCGCTCGCCGGTCTCGCCGCCGCCTTCGCGGGCGTGTCGGGCGGCTTCGGCGCCAACCTCGTGCTGACGTCGCTCGACCCGCTGCTTGCCGGGTTCACCGAGCCCGCCGCCCACCTCATCGACCCGGCCTACCGGGTCGACGCGACGGCGAACTGGTACTTCATGGCCGCGTCGGTGCCGGTCGTCGCCATCGCCGGCGCCATCGTCACCGAGCGCATTGTCGAGCCACGGCTCGGCGCGTACGAGGGCACGGCCGACCTCGGCGACGATCACGGCGAGTTGACGGCCGTCGAGCGCAGGGGGCTGTGGGTCGCGGGCGCGGTGCTGCTCGTCCTGCTCGTCGGCGTGGTCTGGCTCGCCGCCCCGCAGGGCGCGGTTCTGAGGGCGGAGGATGGCAGCCTGACCCCGCTCTTCACCAGCATCGTCGCGCTGATGTTCATCCTGTTCCTGCTGCCGGGGCTCGCCTACGGGATGGTGACGGGGAGCATCTCGAGCGACAAGGACGTGGCGAAGATGACGGCCGAGGCCATGGCCAGCATGGGGGGCTACATCGTGCTGGCCTTCGCCGCGGCGCAGTTCGTCGCCTACTTCGCGTGGTCGAACCTCGGCACGATCGTGGCGATCTCCGGCGCGAACGTGCTGCAGCAGATCGGCTTCACGGGTCTGCCGCTGATCGTGGCGTTCGTGCTGGTGGCGTCCTTCATCAACATCATGATCGGCAGCGCGTCGGCCAAGTGGGCCATCATGGCACCCATCTTCGTGCCGATGCTGATGCTGATGGGCTACTCGCCCGAGCTCACGCAGGCGTCATATCGCATCGGCGACTCCTACACGAACATCCTGACGCCGCTGCTGCCGTACTTCCCGCTCGTCATCGTCTTCGCGCAGAAGTACGTGAAGGACGTGGGCATCGGTACGCTCATCTCGCTGATGCTGCCCTACGCGGTGACGTTCGCGCTGGTGCGCATCCCGATGTTGATCATCTGGATCGTCTTCGAGCTGCCGGTGGGCCCGGGGGCGCCGCTGACGTACACGCCGTGA
- a CDS encoding PIG-L family deacetylase, whose amino-acid sequence MSRRLRSPARRLAAALVCCFATTGAAMAQVTPLGHDQGAVGLGLALRHLPVDGAVLYITAHPDDENNGALVMLNRGRGLKTALLTVTRGDGGQNEIGPELFQAIGILRTEELAEVHRYDGAAQYFTRAYEFGYSFSVEETFEKWGREEILRDVVRVVRTVRPDVILTMPREAPGGGQHHQTTARLGEEAFRAAADPTRFPEQIAEGLRPWQARKIYEAASGSPGAGASTTAAGAVPMTYSDVDPLLGMSWQQFGMIARAAHLCQGMGQLEARPGSGQARFALVDSEPAVAGAEADLLDGVDTSLGRLARFASGHEALVPSLAAGLAAIEADARRAQAAYAVLAPHETLPTLSAGLAKTRQLRDAVAASALPPAAREEIVWRLDRKAGDFVRALALAQGLVVHVTTTDGNVVRGQQVEVTAAVFNAGSTPLAIDAVTLNVPDGWSATLEGGGARALAPNGSTELVFTVAVGASARYSQPYWKMNRTVDRYDIEAPEHHTLPWSPPDVTADVTFTVEGTTATVNHPAYFRYEGPWVGGEKQKVLNVVPALSVRLTPEIAIVPVVAGGRAREFRVSVLNNAPAASKASVRLEAPAGWTVEPREASLAFSLEEEEMTARFFVTPPARLEEGEVEIRAVAVRDGEEFREGYQVIAYHHIQARHLFHAATSRVKTIDVAVTPDLAVGYVMGSGDEVPAAIRQLGASVTLLTPDDIAFGDLSRFPTIVTGIRAYEKRPDLRAYHQRLLDFVREGGHLVVQYNKVGMNWLGGERHGGFGGPMPESSPYTPYPALITSHRVTVEEAPVVVLTPDRLELTTPNRIGARDFDGWVQERGLYFFGAKDERYVDLLASSDPWPKNPGEKRGLLTVAPVGQGTWTYVGLGLWRQLPAGTPGAYRILANLVGRPRADRPTTNVP is encoded by the coding sequence ATGTCCCGTCGGCTCCGTTCACCGGCCCGTCGCCTGGCGGCGGCCCTCGTCTGCTGTTTCGCCACGACCGGCGCCGCGATGGCGCAGGTCACGCCTCTCGGACACGATCAGGGCGCCGTGGGCCTCGGCCTGGCACTGCGCCACCTGCCGGTCGACGGGGCGGTGCTCTACATCACCGCGCACCCGGACGACGAGAACAACGGCGCGCTGGTGATGCTGAACCGGGGCCGCGGGCTCAAGACCGCCCTGCTGACGGTGACGCGGGGCGACGGCGGCCAGAACGAGATCGGTCCGGAGCTCTTCCAGGCCATCGGAATCCTGCGCACGGAGGAGCTCGCCGAGGTTCACCGGTACGACGGGGCGGCCCAGTACTTCACGCGCGCGTACGAGTTCGGGTACTCGTTCAGCGTCGAGGAGACGTTCGAGAAGTGGGGCCGAGAGGAGATCCTGCGCGACGTCGTCCGCGTGGTGCGCACGGTGCGGCCCGACGTGATCCTGACGATGCCCCGCGAGGCCCCAGGCGGCGGCCAGCACCACCAGACGACCGCACGCCTCGGTGAGGAGGCGTTCCGCGCGGCCGCCGACCCCACACGCTTCCCGGAGCAGATCGCCGAAGGGCTGCGCCCGTGGCAGGCGCGCAAGATCTACGAAGCGGCGAGCGGCAGCCCAGGGGCCGGCGCGAGCACCACCGCCGCAGGTGCCGTCCCGATGACCTACAGCGACGTCGACCCGCTGCTCGGCATGTCATGGCAGCAGTTCGGGATGATCGCCCGTGCGGCGCACCTGTGCCAGGGGATGGGCCAGCTCGAGGCGCGGCCCGGGTCGGGGCAGGCCCGCTTCGCGCTGGTCGACAGCGAGCCGGCCGTCGCGGGCGCCGAGGCTGACCTGCTCGATGGTGTCGACACGTCGCTCGGCCGTCTCGCGCGCTTTGCGTCGGGTCACGAGGCCCTCGTCCCGTCGCTCGCGGCCGGCCTGGCCGCCATCGAGGCCGACGCGAGGCGGGCCCAGGCCGCCTACGCCGTCCTGGCGCCGCACGAGACGCTGCCGACGCTCTCGGCAGGCCTCGCGAAGACCCGACAGCTCCGCGACGCCGTGGCCGCCAGCGCACTCCCGCCGGCCGCCCGCGAGGAGATCGTCTGGCGGCTCGACCGCAAGGCCGGCGACTTCGTGCGCGCGCTCGCCCTGGCTCAGGGCCTCGTGGTTCACGTCACCACCACCGACGGCAACGTCGTGCGCGGGCAGCAGGTCGAGGTGACCGCGGCGGTGTTCAACGCGGGTTCGACGCCCTTGGCGATCGACGCCGTCACGCTGAACGTCCCCGACGGCTGGTCGGCCACGCTCGAGGGCGGCGGCGCGAGGGCGCTCGCCCCCAACGGGTCGACGGAGCTCGTCTTCACCGTCGCGGTCGGCGCCAGCGCACGCTACTCGCAGCCGTACTGGAAGATGAACCGGACCGTGGACCGCTACGACATCGAGGCACCGGAGCACCACACGCTGCCATGGAGCCCGCCGGACGTGACCGCCGACGTCACGTTCACCGTCGAAGGCACGACGGCCACGGTCAACCACCCCGCGTATTTCCGCTACGAGGGCCCGTGGGTGGGCGGCGAGAAGCAGAAGGTGCTCAACGTGGTGCCGGCGCTCTCGGTCAGGCTCACGCCGGAGATTGCCATCGTTCCCGTCGTCGCCGGGGGGCGGGCGCGGGAGTTCCGGGTGTCGGTGCTCAACAACGCGCCGGCGGCGTCGAAGGCGTCGGTCCGCCTGGAAGCGCCGGCCGGCTGGACGGTCGAACCCCGCGAGGCCTCGCTCGCCTTCTCGCTCGAGGAGGAGGAGATGACGGCGAGGTTCTTCGTCACGCCGCCCGCGCGCCTCGAGGAAGGCGAGGTGGAGATCCGCGCGGTCGCCGTGCGCGACGGCGAGGAATTCCGCGAGGGCTACCAGGTCATCGCCTACCATCACATCCAGGCCCGGCATCTCTTCCACGCGGCCACCTCGCGGGTGAAGACGATCGACGTCGCGGTCACGCCGGATCTCGCGGTCGGTTACGTCATGGGATCGGGTGACGAGGTCCCCGCCGCGATCCGCCAGCTCGGCGCCAGCGTGACGCTGCTGACGCCGGACGACATCGCCTTCGGCGACCTCTCCCGCTTCCCGACGATCGTCACCGGCATCCGGGCCTACGAGAAGCGGCCCGACCTCCGGGCGTACCATCAGCGCCTGCTCGACTTCGTGCGCGAGGGCGGCCACCTGGTGGTGCAGTACAACAAGGTCGGCATGAACTGGCTCGGCGGCGAACGGCACGGAGGATTCGGGGGGCCGATGCCGGAGTCGAGCCCCTATACGCCCTACCCGGCGCTCATCACGAGCCACCGCGTCACCGTGGAAGAGGCGCCGGTCGTCGTGCTCACGCCCGACCGGCTCGAACTGACGACCCCGAACCGCATCGGCGCGCGCGATTTCGACGGCTGGGTCCAGGAACGCGGCCTCTACTTCTTCGGCGCGAAGGACGAACGGTACGTCGACCTGCTCGCGTCGAGCGATCCGTGGCCGAAGAACCCGGGCGAGAAGCGGGGCCTGCTGACCGTCGCCCCGGTGGGTCAGGGAACGTGGACGTACGTCGGCCTGGGGCTCTGGCGGCAGTTGCCGGCGGGGACTCCCGGCGCCTACCGGATCCTGGCGAACCTCGTGGGTCGTCCACGTGCCGACCGCCCGACGACGAACGTGCCGTGA
- a CDS encoding MerR family transcriptional regulator, with product MVTVSTLARRCGLSRTTVLYYESIGLLAPAHRSPSNYRYYGEREVERMRRIRAYRDAGLALTDIRVLLDRTGQDAATVLSRRIVELDAEIARLREHQRAIARLLPGTGVAGRDEMISKEKWVEIMRGAGFTDEDMGRWHAEFERSAPAEHQEFLQFLRIPAEEITKIREWSRTEAAR from the coding sequence ATGGTCACAGTGTCCACGCTCGCGCGTCGCTGCGGCCTGAGCCGCACCACGGTGCTCTACTACGAGTCCATCGGCCTGCTGGCGCCGGCTCATCGCTCGCCGTCGAACTACCGGTACTACGGCGAGCGGGAGGTGGAACGGATGCGGCGGATCCGCGCCTATCGCGACGCGGGCCTCGCGCTGACCGACATCCGCGTCCTCCTCGACCGGACCGGCCAGGACGCCGCGACGGTCCTGTCGCGGCGGATCGTCGAGCTGGACGCCGAAATCGCGCGCCTGCGCGAGCACCAGCGGGCCATCGCCCGCCTGCTGCCCGGCACGGGCGTCGCAGGGAGAGACGAGATGATCAGCAAGGAGAAGTGGGTCGAGATCATGCGCGGCGCCGGGTTCACCGACGAGGACATGGGCCGGTGGCACGCCGAGTTCGAGCGCTCGGCTCCTGCCGAGCACCAGGAGTTCCTGCAGTTCCTGCGGATCCCCGCCGAGGAGATCACCAAGATCCGCGAGTGGAGCCGGACCGAGGCCGCGCGGTGA
- a CDS encoding ROK family transcriptional regulator, giving the protein MPTPRVPSTRPAPALTTDDLRSVPVALDAGGLNGAMMRRHNGVRILEAVRRHGPISRAALARRSRLSPPTVSALVNDLLNRKGLLRLAGIGVSSGGRRPVMVEFNAEFGYVAAVDLGSTTIRFALADLQGRVVHRRQERTPGSSRDAVIARITSGISALFTESGLDARKLFAIGIGAPGMTDVARGTVIRAVNLRGWVDVPLRDLLESAFGVPTVVDNDVNMAALGEFWAGCARGERNFVFVALGAGVGAGIVVDGHLHRGSRWYAGEISHMNLDYRRWHEDFGEQGYLESRAGAAAIARLGEGVVASPPLTIASPRRRTEVLPASLFEAARDGHRAAQRVVERIAVYLGTAVANIVTVLDPTMVVFGGGISHAGDQLLDPVREVVARIVPNCPEIRVTELGDEAQLHGALYSVLQLAESRLLERV; this is encoded by the coding sequence ATGCCGACTCCCCGTGTGCCGTCAACCCGTCCCGCTCCCGCGCTGACGACCGACGATCTCCGCAGTGTGCCCGTGGCGCTCGACGCCGGAGGGCTCAACGGCGCGATGATGCGGCGGCACAACGGCGTGCGCATCCTGGAAGCGGTGCGGCGTCACGGGCCGATCTCCCGCGCCGCCCTCGCGCGCCGGTCGCGCCTCAGTCCCCCCACGGTGTCGGCGCTCGTCAACGACCTCCTGAACCGGAAGGGCCTGCTGCGGCTGGCCGGCATCGGGGTGTCGAGTGGCGGGAGGCGACCGGTCATGGTCGAGTTCAACGCGGAGTTCGGGTACGTGGCCGCGGTCGACCTCGGTTCGACGACCATCCGCTTCGCGCTCGCCGACCTTCAGGGCCGCGTCGTGCACCGGCGCCAGGAACGTACGCCGGGGTCGTCGCGCGACGCCGTGATCGCGCGGATCACCAGCGGGATCTCGGCGCTCTTCACCGAGTCCGGGCTCGACGCGCGCAAGCTGTTCGCGATCGGCATCGGCGCGCCGGGCATGACCGACGTCGCGCGCGGCACGGTCATCCGCGCGGTCAACCTGCGCGGCTGGGTCGACGTACCGCTGCGCGATCTCCTCGAATCGGCGTTCGGCGTGCCGACCGTCGTCGACAACGACGTGAACATGGCGGCGCTCGGCGAGTTCTGGGCCGGCTGCGCCCGCGGTGAGCGCAATTTCGTGTTCGTCGCCCTCGGCGCGGGCGTCGGCGCGGGCATCGTCGTCGATGGGCACCTCCACCGCGGGAGCCGGTGGTACGCGGGGGAGATCAGCCACATGAACCTCGACTACCGGCGCTGGCACGAGGACTTCGGGGAGCAGGGCTACCTCGAGAGCCGGGCCGGGGCGGCGGCCATTGCCCGCCTCGGTGAGGGCGTCGTCGCGAGCCCGCCCCTCACCATCGCGTCGCCTCGCAGGCGCACCGAGGTGCTGCCCGCCTCGCTCTTCGAGGCGGCCCGTGACGGCCACCGGGCCGCCCAGCGGGTCGTGGAGCGCATCGCCGTCTACCTCGGCACGGCCGTCGCCAACATCGTCACCGTGCTCGACCCGACGATGGTCGTCTTCGGCGGCGGCATCAGCCATGCGGGCGACCAGCTGCTCGATCCGGTGCGGGAGGTCGTCGCGCGGATCGTCCCCAACTGCCCCGAAATCCGCGTCACGGAGCTCGGGGACGAAGCGCAGCTCCACGGCGCCCTGTATTCGGTCCTGCAGCTGGCCGAGAGCCGGCTGCTCGAACGCGTCTGA